A region of Peromyscus eremicus chromosome 17, PerEre_H2_v1, whole genome shotgun sequence DNA encodes the following proteins:
- the LOC131894661 gene encoding zinc finger protein 14-like isoform X3, with the protein MGSVTFEDVAVKFTLEEWTLLNPLQKNLYRAVMRETIRNLHAIGQKLGEQNTENEYKNPGGNLRCQVVERLCDYEGSHWEEIFKEIPDPVVNQKTGEKPCESPGCEDFIGPSSLNVSLRYQTRCITHMYKEHGGKPYKCKECGEAFCSPQSFQKHEQIHMREKSYVCKQCDKAFRNLSSLQNHKRIHTRERKHECKQCGKSFKRHSDVQVHERSHTGEKPYVCKHCGKAFTQSRYLQIHERSHTGEKPYVCKQCGKAFTCSSNLQIHKRSHTGEKPYVCKHCGKAFAQSSYLHIRERSHTGEKPYLCKQCGKAFTFSSSLQSHVVVHTGEKPYVCKHCGKAFAQSSYVHIHQRSHTGEKPYSCKQCGKAFTFSSSLRSHDVVHTGEKPYVCKHCGKTFGHYSSIHKHEKIHSENRLC; encoded by the exons ATG GGGTCAGTGACCTTTGAGGATGTGGCTGTGAAGTTCACCCTGGAGGAGTGGACTTTGCTGAATCCTTTACAGAAAAATCTCTACAGAGCTGTGATGAGAGAAACCATCAGGAACCTGCATGCTATAG GACAGAAATTGGGagaacagaacactgaaaatgagTACAAGAATCCTGGGGGAAATCTGAG ATGTCAAGTGGTAGAGAGGCTCTGTGACTATGAAGGTAGTCATTGGGAAGAAATCTTCAAAGAGATTCCAGATCCTGTGGTGAACCAAAAAACTGGAGAAAAGCCATGTGAAAGCCCTGGGTGTGAAGACTTCATTGGTCCTTCATCCCTAAATGTGTCCCTCAGATATCAGACTAGATGCATAACTCATATGTATAAAGAACATGGTGGGAAGCCATataaatgtaaggaatgtggggaGGCTTTCTGTTCTCCCCAAAGCTTTCAGAAGCATGAACAAATTCATATGAGAGAGAAATCCTATGTCTGTaaacagtgtgataaagcctttagGAATCTCAGTTCTCTTCAAAATCATAAAAGGATTCACACTAGAGAGAGAAAGcatgaatgtaaacagtgtgggAAATCTTTTAAGAGACACAGTGATGTTCAAGTACATGAGAGaagtcacactggagagaaaccctatgtatgtaagcattgtgggaaagccttcactcAATCCAGATAccttcaaatacatgaaagaagtcacacaggagagaaaccctatgtgtgtaagcaatgtgggaaagccttcacctGTTCCAGCAaccttcaaatacataaaagaagtcacacaggagaaaaaccctatgtaTGTAAGCATTGTGGGAAAGCCTTCGCTCAATCCAGTTACCTTCACATACGTGAAAGaagtcacactggagagaaaccttacttatgtaagcaatgtgggaaagccttcacttTTTCCAGTTCCCTTCAAAGTCATGTTGTAGTTCACacaggagaaaaaccctatgtaTGTAAGCATTGTGGGAAAGCCTTCGCCCAGTCCAGTTATGTTCACATACATCAAAGaagtcacactggagagaaaccttactcatgtaagcagtgtgggaaagccttcacttTTTCTAGTTCCCTTCGTAGTCATGATGTAGTACACACAGGAGAAAAACCTTATGTTTGTAAGCATTGTGGGAAAACCTTTGGTCATTACAGTAGCATTCACAAACATGAAAAGATTCATAGTGAAAATAGACTCTGTTAG
- the LOC131894661 gene encoding zinc finger protein 709-like isoform X1: MESLSFEDVAVNFTSEEWALLNSFQKRLHRDVMQETFRNLAAIAKKQEDKTLEDDYESLRKILPISVQTGYKLCENQEYAEKPAIYKECEKVFSSPQCFLELRKTHVEDKTYECKQTEEGFSRHSNVQVPERMHATENPCVLKQSGKDFLTLADIQQHITHNGHGPYICKVCGKAFHSSSSFLTHEKTHSGDQLYTCKQCGKTFTYSSGLRRHERTHSGEKPYECKQFLKVFPSLSKVESHEQTNDGIKYICNQCGIAFSDHNSLQCHEKIHSLEKPYIYKQCGKAFTCSSALRRHERIHTGVKPYECKVCGKAFIDCSSLQCHERIHSGEKPYVCKLCGKAFSRQGSLKCHERIHSGEKPYACKQCGKNFMHHNALRYHEQIHSGEKSYRCKQCGKAFVLSSALKKHERIHSGLKPCLCRVCGKAFTFHSSLHCHERTHTGEKPYVCKQCGKAFMYHSSLRCHENIHSAEKPYVCKLCGTAFTYHSSLQRHERIHRGEKPYVCKFCGKAFTDHSSLRCHERIHTGEKPYVCKQCGKSYSTHGSLRYHEKMHCV, encoded by the exons ATG GAGTCTTTATCCTTTGAGGATGTGGCTGTGAATTTCACTTCAGAGGAGTGGGCTTTACTGAATTCTTTCCAAAAGAGGTTGCACAGAGATGTGATGCAGGAAACCTTCAGGAACCTGGCTGCCATAG caaaaaaacaagaagacaaGACCCTTGAAGATGACTATGAAAGTTTAAGGAAAATTCTTCCCATTTCAGTTCAGACTGGATACAAACTGTGTGAGAATCAAGAATATGCAGAGAAACCAGCCATATATAAGGAATGTGAGAAAGTCTTTAGTTCTCCTCAGTGCTTTCTGGAACTCAGAAAGACTCATGTGGAAGATAAAACTTATGAATGTAAGCAAACTGAGGAAGGTTTTAGTAGACACAGTAATGTTCAGGTCCCTGAAAGAATGCATGCTACAGAAAATCCTTGTGTTTTAAAGCAGAGTGGAAAAGACTTTTTGACTCTTGCTGATATTCAACAGCACATAACACATAATGGACATGGGCCATATATATGTAAAgtatgtggtaaagcctttcacTCTTCCAGTTCTTTCTTGACACACGAAAAGACACATAGTGGAGACCAGCTTTATACGTGTAAGCAATGTGGCAAAACCTTCACTTATTCCAGTGGCCTTCGCCGCCATGAAAGGActcatagtggagagaaaccctatgaatgcaaacAATTTCTGAAAGTCTTTCCTTCTTTGAGTAAGGTTGAAAGTCATGAACAAACTAACGATGGAATAAAATACATATGTAATCAATGTGGGATAGCCTTCAGTGATCACAATTCCCTTCAATGCCATGAAAAGATTCACAGTTTAGAGAAACCCTATATATACAAGCAATGTGGAAAAGCGTTCACTTGTTCTAGTGCCTTGCGAAGACATGAGCGAATTCATACTGGagtgaaaccctatgaatgtaaggtatgtgggaaagccttcattGATTGCAGTTCTCTTCAATGTCATGAAAGGattcatagtggagagaaaccttatgtaTGTAAGCTATGTGGCAAAGCATTCAGTCGTCAAGGTTCTCTTAAATGCCATGAAAGGATTCATagtggagagaagccctatgcaTGCAAGCAATGTGGGAAAAACTTCATGCATCACAATGCTCTTAGATACCATGAACAGATTCACAGTGGAGAGAAATCCTATAGGTGTaagcaatgtgggaaagcctttgtgTTGAGCAGTGCATTGAAAAAACATGAACGAATTCACAGCGGATTGAAACCTTGTTTGTGCAGGGTGTGTGGAAAAGCCTTCACATTTCATAGTTCCCTTCATTGCCATGAAAGGACTCACaccggagagaaaccctatgtatgCAAACAGTGTGGAAAAGCCTTTATGTATCATAGTTCTCTTCGTTGCCATGAAAATATTCAcagtgcagagaaaccctatgtatgtAAGTTATGTGGGACAGCATTCACTTATCATAGTTCTCTTCAACGCCATGAAAGAATCCACAGGggagagaaaccatatgtatGTAAGttctgtgggaaagccttcactgATCACAGTTCCCTTCGATGCCATGaaagaattcacactggagagaaaccctatgtatgtAAACAATGTGGGAAATCCTACAGTACTCATGGTTCTCTTCGATACCATGAAAAGATGCACTGCGTGTAA
- the LOC131894661 gene encoding zinc finger protein 239-like isoform X4, whose translation MRETIRNLHAIGQKLGEQNTENEYKNPGGNLRCQVVERLCDYEGSHWEEIFKEIPDPVVNQKTGEKPCESPGCEDFIGPSSLNVSLRYQTRCITHMYKEHGGKPYKCKECGEAFCSPQSFQKHEQIHMREKSYVCKQCDKAFRNLSSLQNHKRIHTRERKHECKQCGKSFKRHSDVQVHERSHTGEKPYVCKHCGKAFTQSRYLQIHERSHTGEKPYVCKQCGKAFTCSSNLQIHKRSHTGEKPYVCKHCGKAFAQSSYLHIRERSHTGEKPYLCKQCGKAFTFSSSLQSHVVVHTGEKPYVCKHCGKAFAQSSYVHIHQRSHTGEKPYSCKQCGKAFTFSSSLRSHDVVHTGEKPYVCKHCGKTFGHYSSIHKHEKIHSENRLC comes from the exons ATGAGAGAAACCATCAGGAACCTGCATGCTATAG GACAGAAATTGGGagaacagaacactgaaaatgagTACAAGAATCCTGGGGGAAATCTGAG ATGTCAAGTGGTAGAGAGGCTCTGTGACTATGAAGGTAGTCATTGGGAAGAAATCTTCAAAGAGATTCCAGATCCTGTGGTGAACCAAAAAACTGGAGAAAAGCCATGTGAAAGCCCTGGGTGTGAAGACTTCATTGGTCCTTCATCCCTAAATGTGTCCCTCAGATATCAGACTAGATGCATAACTCATATGTATAAAGAACATGGTGGGAAGCCATataaatgtaaggaatgtggggaGGCTTTCTGTTCTCCCCAAAGCTTTCAGAAGCATGAACAAATTCATATGAGAGAGAAATCCTATGTCTGTaaacagtgtgataaagcctttagGAATCTCAGTTCTCTTCAAAATCATAAAAGGATTCACACTAGAGAGAGAAAGcatgaatgtaaacagtgtgggAAATCTTTTAAGAGACACAGTGATGTTCAAGTACATGAGAGaagtcacactggagagaaaccctatgtatgtaagcattgtgggaaagccttcactcAATCCAGATAccttcaaatacatgaaagaagtcacacaggagagaaaccctatgtgtgtaagcaatgtgggaaagccttcacctGTTCCAGCAaccttcaaatacataaaagaagtcacacaggagaaaaaccctatgtaTGTAAGCATTGTGGGAAAGCCTTCGCTCAATCCAGTTACCTTCACATACGTGAAAGaagtcacactggagagaaaccttacttatgtaagcaatgtgggaaagccttcacttTTTCCAGTTCCCTTCAAAGTCATGTTGTAGTTCACacaggagaaaaaccctatgtaTGTAAGCATTGTGGGAAAGCCTTCGCCCAGTCCAGTTATGTTCACATACATCAAAGaagtcacactggagagaaaccttactcatgtaagcagtgtgggaaagccttcacttTTTCTAGTTCCCTTCGTAGTCATGATGTAGTACACACAGGAGAAAAACCTTATGTTTGTAAGCATTGTGGGAAAACCTTTGGTCATTACAGTAGCATTCACAAACATGAAAAGATTCATAGTGAAAATAGACTCTGTTAG
- the LOC131894661 gene encoding zinc finger protein 709-like isoform X2 — translation MQETFRNLAAIAKKQEDKTLEDDYESLRKILPISVQTGYKLCENQEYAEKPAIYKECEKVFSSPQCFLELRKTHVEDKTYECKQTEEGFSRHSNVQVPERMHATENPCVLKQSGKDFLTLADIQQHITHNGHGPYICKVCGKAFHSSSSFLTHEKTHSGDQLYTCKQCGKTFTYSSGLRRHERTHSGEKPYECKQFLKVFPSLSKVESHEQTNDGIKYICNQCGIAFSDHNSLQCHEKIHSLEKPYIYKQCGKAFTCSSALRRHERIHTGVKPYECKVCGKAFIDCSSLQCHERIHSGEKPYVCKLCGKAFSRQGSLKCHERIHSGEKPYACKQCGKNFMHHNALRYHEQIHSGEKSYRCKQCGKAFVLSSALKKHERIHSGLKPCLCRVCGKAFTFHSSLHCHERTHTGEKPYVCKQCGKAFMYHSSLRCHENIHSAEKPYVCKLCGTAFTYHSSLQRHERIHRGEKPYVCKFCGKAFTDHSSLRCHERIHTGEKPYVCKQCGKSYSTHGSLRYHEKMHCV, via the exons ATGCAGGAAACCTTCAGGAACCTGGCTGCCATAG caaaaaaacaagaagacaaGACCCTTGAAGATGACTATGAAAGTTTAAGGAAAATTCTTCCCATTTCAGTTCAGACTGGATACAAACTGTGTGAGAATCAAGAATATGCAGAGAAACCAGCCATATATAAGGAATGTGAGAAAGTCTTTAGTTCTCCTCAGTGCTTTCTGGAACTCAGAAAGACTCATGTGGAAGATAAAACTTATGAATGTAAGCAAACTGAGGAAGGTTTTAGTAGACACAGTAATGTTCAGGTCCCTGAAAGAATGCATGCTACAGAAAATCCTTGTGTTTTAAAGCAGAGTGGAAAAGACTTTTTGACTCTTGCTGATATTCAACAGCACATAACACATAATGGACATGGGCCATATATATGTAAAgtatgtggtaaagcctttcacTCTTCCAGTTCTTTCTTGACACACGAAAAGACACATAGTGGAGACCAGCTTTATACGTGTAAGCAATGTGGCAAAACCTTCACTTATTCCAGTGGCCTTCGCCGCCATGAAAGGActcatagtggagagaaaccctatgaatgcaaacAATTTCTGAAAGTCTTTCCTTCTTTGAGTAAGGTTGAAAGTCATGAACAAACTAACGATGGAATAAAATACATATGTAATCAATGTGGGATAGCCTTCAGTGATCACAATTCCCTTCAATGCCATGAAAAGATTCACAGTTTAGAGAAACCCTATATATACAAGCAATGTGGAAAAGCGTTCACTTGTTCTAGTGCCTTGCGAAGACATGAGCGAATTCATACTGGagtgaaaccctatgaatgtaaggtatgtgggaaagccttcattGATTGCAGTTCTCTTCAATGTCATGAAAGGattcatagtggagagaaaccttatgtaTGTAAGCTATGTGGCAAAGCATTCAGTCGTCAAGGTTCTCTTAAATGCCATGAAAGGATTCATagtggagagaagccctatgcaTGCAAGCAATGTGGGAAAAACTTCATGCATCACAATGCTCTTAGATACCATGAACAGATTCACAGTGGAGAGAAATCCTATAGGTGTaagcaatgtgggaaagcctttgtgTTGAGCAGTGCATTGAAAAAACATGAACGAATTCACAGCGGATTGAAACCTTGTTTGTGCAGGGTGTGTGGAAAAGCCTTCACATTTCATAGTTCCCTTCATTGCCATGAAAGGACTCACaccggagagaaaccctatgtatgCAAACAGTGTGGAAAAGCCTTTATGTATCATAGTTCTCTTCGTTGCCATGAAAATATTCAcagtgcagagaaaccctatgtatgtAAGTTATGTGGGACAGCATTCACTTATCATAGTTCTCTTCAACGCCATGAAAGAATCCACAGGggagagaaaccatatgtatGTAAGttctgtgggaaagccttcactgATCACAGTTCCCTTCGATGCCATGaaagaattcacactggagagaaaccctatgtatgtAAACAATGTGGGAAATCCTACAGTACTCATGGTTCTCTTCGATACCATGAAAAGATGCACTGCGTGTAA
- the LOC131894661 gene encoding zinc finger protein 20-like isoform X5, whose protein sequence is MESLSFEDVAVNFTSEEWALLNSFQKRLHRDVMQETFRNLAAIAKKQEDKTLEDDYESLRKILPISVQTGYKLCENQEYAEKPAIYKECEKVFSSPQCFLELRKTHVEDKTYECKQTEEGFSRHSNVQVPERMHATENPCVLKQSGKDFLTLADIQQHITHNGHGPYICKVCGKAFHSSSSFLTHEKTHSGDQLYTCKQCGKTFTYSSGLRRHERTHSGEKPYECKQFLKVFPSLSKVESHEQTNDGIKYICNQCGIAFSDHNSLQCHEKIHSLEKPYIYKQCGKAFTCSSALRRHERIHTGVKPYECKIHPTGLSMLWPEITRTKSLVTTNVMDCCNKSIYIPYLICLSERSFF, encoded by the exons ATG GAGTCTTTATCCTTTGAGGATGTGGCTGTGAATTTCACTTCAGAGGAGTGGGCTTTACTGAATTCTTTCCAAAAGAGGTTGCACAGAGATGTGATGCAGGAAACCTTCAGGAACCTGGCTGCCATAG caaaaaaacaagaagacaaGACCCTTGAAGATGACTATGAAAGTTTAAGGAAAATTCTTCCCATTTCAGTTCAGACTGGATACAAACTGTGTGAGAATCAAGAATATGCAGAGAAACCAGCCATATATAAGGAATGTGAGAAAGTCTTTAGTTCTCCTCAGTGCTTTCTGGAACTCAGAAAGACTCATGTGGAAGATAAAACTTATGAATGTAAGCAAACTGAGGAAGGTTTTAGTAGACACAGTAATGTTCAGGTCCCTGAAAGAATGCATGCTACAGAAAATCCTTGTGTTTTAAAGCAGAGTGGAAAAGACTTTTTGACTCTTGCTGATATTCAACAGCACATAACACATAATGGACATGGGCCATATATATGTAAAgtatgtggtaaagcctttcacTCTTCCAGTTCTTTCTTGACACACGAAAAGACACATAGTGGAGACCAGCTTTATACGTGTAAGCAATGTGGCAAAACCTTCACTTATTCCAGTGGCCTTCGCCGCCATGAAAGGActcatagtggagagaaaccctatgaatgcaaacAATTTCTGAAAGTCTTTCCTTCTTTGAGTAAGGTTGAAAGTCATGAACAAACTAACGATGGAATAAAATACATATGTAATCAATGTGGGATAGCCTTCAGTGATCACAATTCCCTTCAATGCCATGAAAAGATTCACAGTTTAGAGAAACCCTATATATACAAGCAATGTGGAAAAGCGTTCACTTGTTCTAGTGCCTTGCGAAGACATGAGCGAATTCATACTGGagtgaaaccctatgaatgtaag ATACATCCCACTGGTTTAAGTATGCTCTGGCCAGAGATAACCAGGACCAAGTCTTTAGTCACAACGAATGTAATGGATTGCTGTAATAAATCTATCTACATACCATATTTGATTTGTTTATCAGAAAGatcttttttttag